In Chloroflexota bacterium, one DNA window encodes the following:
- a CDS encoding FGGY family carbohydrate kinase produces MTSGTAYLGVDIGSSGTRVAALDSTGKIRAVARRTRPRKPMVITDLERTLDVERIWSEVAACVSEVAAQCGEVRSLGLCAMRQTLIVVDDEETVLFASGNDDLRASLYGAAIDAAHGDALMRQTGRALAAIYWPGKLAWLEAEAPEVMAPAKALTTLEGWIVRRLTGAESIGSVSAAETGARSIPEKRWLNTVLPDWTHPLLPPVADGDAACRMPATQTRTLGLPRGLPVAMGVPDTHAAELGSRTVGFADGDCVTAGWSLTIVRPQAAWDAEAPIWRGERIGGEYLAESNAGDLASGYAWLSQGGDGELTDLASPTDSAAERGIFATTGARVMDVATAGLGAAGVVSPMPFAEGVPTRELLATAVLEDMAFAVRGNLERLPPPIGDDAPVRLTGGFAAAPAAGPILANVLGAPVAAYPGLPITAIGAAICGAAASGDFTLDEAAAKLSPAPEIHEPDPSAARAYDGHYACWVDLRSRLEAFVQETL; encoded by the coding sequence ATGACGAGTGGGACCGCCTATCTCGGCGTCGACATCGGCTCGTCGGGGACGCGCGTGGCGGCGCTGGATTCAACGGGGAAGATTCGCGCCGTTGCAAGGCGGACGCGTCCGCGCAAGCCCATGGTCATCACCGATCTCGAGCGCACCCTCGACGTCGAGCGCATCTGGTCCGAGGTCGCGGCGTGCGTATCCGAGGTCGCCGCTCAGTGCGGCGAGGTCCGGTCGCTCGGCCTCTGCGCCATGCGCCAGACCCTGATCGTGGTTGACGACGAGGAGACGGTGCTCTTTGCCTCGGGCAACGACGACCTGCGAGCGTCGCTCTACGGCGCCGCCATCGACGCCGCCCACGGGGACGCCCTCATGCGACAGACGGGCCGCGCCCTTGCCGCGATCTACTGGCCCGGCAAGCTGGCCTGGCTCGAAGCCGAAGCGCCCGAGGTCATGGCGCCCGCCAAAGCGCTGACAACTCTCGAAGGCTGGATTGTGCGGCGCCTCACCGGTGCTGAATCGATTGGCTCGGTGAGCGCCGCCGAAACCGGCGCCCGTTCGATCCCCGAGAAGCGCTGGCTGAACACCGTGCTTCCTGACTGGACCCATCCACTGCTCCCGCCGGTCGCGGACGGCGACGCCGCCTGCCGGATGCCCGCAACCCAGACCCGTACCCTCGGGCTGCCCCGGGGTCTGCCGGTCGCGATGGGCGTACCCGATACGCATGCGGCCGAGCTGGGCTCGCGGACGGTGGGTTTCGCCGACGGAGACTGCGTGACCGCCGGGTGGAGTCTCACGATCGTGCGGCCGCAAGCGGCATGGGACGCCGAGGCCCCCATTTGGCGCGGCGAGCGCATCGGCGGCGAATACCTGGCCGAAAGCAACGCCGGCGACCTGGCCAGCGGCTATGCCTGGCTGAGCCAGGGCGGTGACGGCGAGTTGACCGATCTCGCGAGCCCGACCGACTCCGCGGCCGAGCGCGGGATATTCGCCACCACCGGCGCTCGCGTCATGGACGTGGCGACCGCGGGCCTCGGGGCCGCCGGCGTGGTATCGCCGATGCCCTTCGCCGAAGGCGTGCCCACGCGCGAGCTGCTGGCCACGGCGGTGCTGGAGGACATGGCCTTTGCCGTGCGGGGAAATCTGGAGCGCCTGCCCCCGCCGATCGGCGATGACGCGCCGGTGCGCTTGACCGGCGGGTTTGCCGCCGCTCCCGCCGCGGGCCCCATCCTGGCGAACGTGCTCGGCGCGCCGGTGGCGGCTTACCCCGGCCTTCCCATTACGGCCATCGGCGCGGCGATTTGTGGAGCGGCGGCGTCCGGCGATTTCACGCTCGATGAGGCCGCGGCGAAGCTGTCGCCGGCGCCAGAAATCCACGAGCCGGACCCCTCGGCAGCGCGCGCGTACGATGGACACTACGCGTGCTGGGTGGATCTGCGATCCCGGCTGGAGGCTTTTGTGCAAGAGACGCTATGA
- a CDS encoding class II aldolase/adducin family protein produces the protein MNSAAARAAVLAARQAMYREDLVVGTAGNVSVRADGHADAMHITPSRMPSDETTVDDIVTVTFDGDPIEGDRIPSVECLMHGAVYRAREDVRAVVHAHPVFSSVLAVRHEAIPPILDEQVVYVGGEVAVSDYAPSATEELAEATVAALGPRMAVLLANHGTLAVGSDPEHALEVTRLVERLAQIWYFADARPGSQLLPEDVAAAERDIFHMQRQVEVDQWR, from the coding sequence ATGAATTCCGCCGCAGCGCGAGCCGCGGTGCTCGCGGCCCGGCAAGCCATGTACCGCGAAGATCTGGTCGTGGGCACGGCGGGCAATGTCAGCGTCCGCGCCGACGGCCACGCCGACGCCATGCACATCACGCCCAGCCGCATGCCGTCCGACGAGACGACGGTCGACGACATCGTGACGGTGACCTTCGACGGCGATCCCATCGAGGGCGACCGCATCCCGTCCGTCGAATGCCTCATGCACGGGGCGGTCTATCGGGCGCGGGAGGACGTTCGCGCGGTGGTCCACGCGCACCCCGTGTTTTCCAGCGTGCTGGCCGTCCGCCATGAGGCAATCCCGCCCATCCTCGACGAGCAGGTCGTGTACGTCGGCGGTGAGGTCGCAGTCAGCGATTACGCGCCGTCCGCCACCGAGGAGCTGGCGGAGGCGACCGTGGCCGCCTTGGGTCCGCGGATGGCCGTGCTGCTGGCCAATCACGGCACCCTCGCGGTGGGATCTGATCCCGAGCATGCGCTCGAAGTCACCCGGCTCGTCGAACGCCTGGCCCAGATTTGGTATTTCGCCGACGCCCGACCGGGGAGCCAGCTGCTGCCGGAAGACGTGGCGGCGGCCGAACGCGATATCTTTCACATGCAACGACAGGTCGAGGTCGATCAATGGCGCTGA
- a CDS encoding NAD-dependent epimerase/dehydratase family protein: protein MRCFVTGATGQLGSALVRELTAGGHHVTALVLPGDPWAAPAFEGLDVRQVPGDLRDPTSFPDDVFDWVFHLAANQSFYRRDHQIQWEVNVEGVAHLLTWLAAHPPRRFVHVSSLAAVGLADRLETPMDEMTPFEAAEHGLMYAMSKQAGERLVLRAASRGLPAVVANPGTVLGPWDRGGHAWRLLRPLVGGWVRAVPPGGNSLVDARDVARGLLAMAAGARAGQRYLLTGHNLTYRHLAQRAGRIAGNTGPIVTLPRWLLTGLSVTVEPLADLVGIAPPIAHDEAVTGRSYLYFNASKAHRDLGFRARPLDDTLLDTLEWYAAAGLS, encoded by the coding sequence ATGCGCTGCTTCGTCACCGGAGCCACCGGCCAGCTCGGAAGCGCGCTCGTCCGCGAACTCACCGCCGGCGGCCACCACGTCACGGCGCTGGTGCTGCCGGGCGACCCATGGGCGGCGCCGGCATTCGAGGGACTCGATGTCCGCCAAGTGCCGGGCGACCTGAGGGACCCGACGTCGTTTCCGGATGATGTCTTCGACTGGGTCTTCCACCTGGCCGCGAACCAGTCGTTTTACCGGCGCGATCACCAGATCCAATGGGAGGTCAACGTCGAAGGCGTGGCGCACCTGCTCACGTGGCTGGCGGCGCACCCGCCGAGGCGCTTCGTCCACGTCAGCTCGCTCGCGGCGGTGGGGCTCGCGGACCGGCTCGAAACGCCGATGGACGAGATGACACCGTTTGAGGCGGCGGAGCACGGGCTGATGTACGCCATGTCCAAGCAGGCGGGAGAACGGCTGGTGCTCAGGGCAGCGTCGCGGGGACTTCCCGCGGTGGTGGCCAATCCGGGCACGGTGCTCGGCCCGTGGGACCGCGGCGGCCACGCCTGGCGCCTGTTGCGGCCGCTGGTGGGCGGCTGGGTCCGGGCCGTGCCGCCCGGGGGCAACAGCCTGGTCGACGCGCGCGACGTGGCGCGCGGCCTGCTGGCCATGGCCGCCGGCGCCCGGGCTGGTCAACGCTACCTGCTCACCGGCCACAACCTCACCTACCGACACCTCGCTCAGCGGGCGGGACGCATCGCCGGCAACACCGGGCCGATCGTCACCCTGCCGCGTTGGTTACTTACGGGGCTCAGCGTCACGGTCGAGCCGCTCGCCGACCTTGTGGGCATCGCTCCGCCAATCGCCCATGATGAAGCTGTCACCGGGAGAAGCTACCTGTACTTCAACGCCAGCAAGGCCCATCGGGACCTGGGCTTCCGGGCGCGGCCGCTCGACGACACGCTGCTCGACACCCTTGAGTGGTACGCCGCCGCCGGACTCAGTTAG
- a CDS encoding cupin domain-containing protein — protein sequence MSEAEEPRVVTVGRGRRDYVPGVSLEWLADENLTPGSGMTFGRAQFEPGSSNPEHYHPNCHELVFVAEGTIEHTIGTQTVTLSAGSLLHVPQGVRHRAINVGEDTATLLVAFSSEARQTVFLDEPAE from the coding sequence ATGAGCGAGGCGGAAGAACCGCGCGTGGTGACGGTGGGGCGCGGCCGGCGCGACTACGTGCCGGGCGTGTCGCTCGAGTGGCTGGCAGACGAAAACCTGACGCCCGGCAGCGGGATGACGTTTGGGCGCGCCCAGTTCGAGCCCGGCTCCTCGAATCCGGAGCACTATCACCCCAACTGCCACGAGCTGGTGTTTGTCGCCGAGGGCACGATCGAGCACACGATCGGGACGCAGACGGTCACGTTGTCCGCGGGATCGCTGTTGCATGTGCCCCAGGGTGTACGGCACCGGGCGATCAACGTCGGCGAGGACACGGCGACGCTGCTGGTGGCGTTTTCCAGCGAGGCGCGGCAGACGGTCTTTCTGGACGAGCCGGCGGAGTAA
- a CDS encoding xylose isomerase: protein MAAPASPEPPRLLQLAAINSFMGHPSPDREWSFERKIAEVAEAGFDGFTGRAPPITRQMVDDSGLLFWCTADIETARDVKPALMAAQEAGAATVNVQMGNHDTPTRSAVALARRTLAAADEIGIEAAIEVHRDTATETPEKAYALADGFAKAEGRLLPMVWDHSHPAVIKHLPPPFAGRLLDRPELVQNSNWFHLRAFNGHHAQVPVIDGDGNPTPEFHDWIEFVDELIQLWLAAAGPGATLWTCPEMIASGYRLSVFTDNWSQALFIRNAVDDVWDRRLPDWSPPA from the coding sequence ATGGCGGCACCGGCATCCCCCGAACCACCCAGACTCCTTCAGCTGGCCGCGATCAACAGCTTCATGGGCCACCCCAGCCCGGATCGCGAGTGGAGCTTCGAACGCAAGATCGCGGAGGTGGCCGAGGCCGGATTCGACGGGTTCACCGGACGGGCGCCGCCGATCACTCGGCAGATGGTGGACGACTCGGGCCTGCTGTTCTGGTGCACGGCCGACATCGAGACTGCCCGTGACGTCAAGCCCGCGCTCATGGCGGCGCAGGAAGCCGGCGCGGCGACGGTGAACGTGCAGATGGGCAACCACGACACGCCCACGCGTTCCGCGGTGGCGCTGGCCCGCCGCACGCTCGCCGCGGCGGACGAAATCGGGATTGAAGCGGCGATCGAGGTGCACCGGGACACGGCCACCGAGACGCCCGAGAAGGCCTATGCCCTGGCGGACGGCTTCGCCAAGGCCGAAGGCCGGCTGCTGCCCATGGTGTGGGACCACTCCCACCCGGCCGTGATCAAGCACTTGCCGCCGCCGTTCGCCGGGCGCCTGCTCGACCGGCCCGAGCTGGTCCAAAACTCGAACTGGTTTCACCTGCGCGCCTTCAACGGGCATCACGCACAGGTGCCGGTGATCGACGGCGACGGCAATCCGACGCCCGAGTTCCACGACTGGATCGAGTTCGTCGACGAGCTGATCCAGCTCTGGCTGGCGGCCGCGGGCCCTGGCGCCACGCTGTGGACCTGCCCCGAGATGATCGCCAGCGGCTACCGGCTGTCGGTATTCACGGACAACTGGAGCCAGGCGCTGTTCATCCGCAACGCCGTCGACGACGTCTGGGACCGCCGCCTACCCGATTGGTCGCCGCCGGCCTAG
- a CDS encoding Hsp20/alpha crystallin family protein: protein MATIQRWDPFRELLGIHDAIGRPWRRTALPTRASSWVLPVDVREDENAIEISASLPGVAKDDIEVSVEHGVLTIEAKTAVADEAASDGYVLRERRAGSFRRALRLSDRVDAAAATSRYADGVLTVTVPKLETSKPKRIEVTVS from the coding sequence ATGGCCACCATTCAGCGTTGGGATCCGTTCCGCGAGTTGCTCGGTATTCACGACGCCATTGGGCGTCCCTGGCGCCGCACGGCGCTGCCCACGCGCGCATCCTCGTGGGTGCTGCCGGTCGACGTCCGCGAGGATGAGAACGCGATCGAGATCAGCGCGTCGCTGCCCGGCGTCGCCAAGGACGACATCGAGGTTTCCGTCGAGCACGGCGTGCTCACCATCGAGGCCAAGACCGCCGTTGCGGACGAGGCCGCAAGCGACGGCTACGTGCTGCGCGAGCGTCGCGCTGGCAGCTTCCGACGCGCCCTGCGCCTGTCGGATCGGGTGGACGCCGCCGCGGCGACGTCCCGCTACGCCGACGGCGTGCTCACGGTGACCGTGCCCAAGCTGGAGACCAGCAAGCCCAAGCGCATCGAAGTCACGGTCTCCTAA
- a CDS encoding D-2-hydroxyacid dehydrogenase, with protein sequence MKVLIVPHADYYVLPTDELRAEFPDATFVEPETPEERLREVVDSDAFYGTPTSEEMRAATRLRWIHNPGMGIDRLMKVPEIVASDVVITNSPGPHTNPMADHAFMFILALAHRLVESLDDQRQRVWDTVKYNNRMLPLNGSRLGILSMGGVGRAVAQRALPFGMHVYAMDPSPTDIPAGVRKVYPPEELDEMLRHTDWLVVTSPFIPPTANLINAARMSLMPEGSHIVVVSRGGIVNEDALAEALHSGHIAGAGIDATAVEPLPPDSPLWTAPNILLSAHTSAMSTTLAAERQEIFFANLRRFAQDRPLAFVCPVGRGY encoded by the coding sequence ATGAAGGTCCTGATTGTCCCGCACGCCGACTACTACGTCCTGCCGACGGACGAGCTTCGCGCGGAGTTTCCCGACGCGACCTTCGTCGAGCCGGAAACCCCGGAAGAGCGGCTGCGTGAGGTCGTCGACTCGGACGCCTTCTACGGCACCCCCACCAGCGAAGAAATGCGGGCGGCCACGCGCCTTCGCTGGATCCACAATCCCGGCATGGGCATCGACCGGCTGATGAAGGTGCCCGAGATCGTCGCCTCCGACGTCGTGATCACCAACTCGCCCGGTCCCCACACCAACCCCATGGCCGATCATGCGTTCATGTTCATCCTGGCCCTCGCGCACCGCCTGGTGGAGTCGCTGGACGACCAGCGGCAGCGCGTCTGGGACACGGTGAAATACAACAATCGCATGCTGCCGCTCAATGGCAGCCGTTTGGGCATCCTCTCGATGGGCGGCGTCGGTCGAGCCGTCGCCCAGCGCGCGCTGCCGTTCGGCATGCACGTCTATGCCATGGATCCCAGCCCCACCGACATTCCCGCCGGCGTGCGCAAGGTCTACCCGCCTGAGGAACTCGACGAGATGTTGCGGCACACCGACTGGCTGGTCGTCACGTCGCCGTTCATTCCCCCGACGGCCAACCTGATCAACGCCGCGCGCATGTCGCTCATGCCCGAGGGCTCGCACATCGTCGTCGTGTCCCGCGGCGGGATCGTGAACGAGGACGCGCTGGCCGAGGCGCTGCACAGCGGCCACATCGCGGGCGCGGGGATCGACGCGACGGCCGTTGAGCCGCTGCCGCCGGACAGCCCGCTATGGACCGCGCCCAACATCCTCCTCTCGGCGCACACCTCGGCAATGAGCACTACGCTTGCCGCCGAGCGGCAGGAGATCTTCTTCGCCAACCTGCGCCGCTTCGCCCAAGACCGCCCACTGGCGTTCGTCTGCCCCGTCGGCCGCGGTTACTGA
- a CDS encoding Rieske (2Fe-2S) protein, with protein sequence MTRDGKVNAGKLSDLAPGRCHGLRVNGRSLVLVRDGDAVHALDNRCPHMGFPLDRGSVDDGILTCHWHHARFDVTTGGTFDLWADDAPAFPTEVIDGDVWIDLRVDRDELSHHRRRLRDGLERNLSLVIAKAVIGLLEAGADPREPFRIGLEFGVRYQSDGWGQGLTVLTCMMNLLPRLSRDQHARALFHGLSNVASDCAGAAPRFPAGPLPDAPADPAALKRWFRRSVEVRDATGAERCLLTAVRAGFEPESLADMLFAAATDHRYLSSGHVLDFTNKALEALDIAGWDLAEGVLASLARGYANAQRMEESNAWRRPHDLVAILEATFQEIPEASAPFDGSTPWPDRGAFVKTVLGDDPDAIADSLTVALRSGVGPVQLAEAVVQAAVARVARFHVSNEFGDWDRALHTLSFANAVRCGLMRSPSSELVRGVYDAAMSVYLDRFLNVPPARVPGLNGQSPALSSTLLRQLPDILDRRQRVDDAARLVVEYRAGDGRDDELLAAMGGALLREDRNFHTIQSIEAAMRQFDLTTQSDDATMALVAGARYLAAHAPTVRAQGQTFQIAQRLHRGEALYEESPA encoded by the coding sequence ATGACACGTGACGGCAAGGTCAACGCCGGAAAGCTAAGCGACCTCGCGCCCGGCCGCTGCCACGGACTGCGCGTCAACGGGCGCTCCCTGGTGCTCGTCCGCGACGGCGACGCCGTGCACGCGCTCGACAATCGCTGTCCCCACATGGGGTTTCCGCTCGACCGCGGCAGCGTGGACGACGGGATTCTCACCTGCCACTGGCACCACGCGCGCTTCGACGTCACGACTGGCGGCACGTTCGATCTTTGGGCCGACGATGCGCCCGCGTTCCCGACCGAGGTGATCGACGGCGATGTCTGGATCGACCTGCGGGTCGACCGCGACGAGCTGTCGCATCACCGCCGCCGTCTGCGCGACGGCTTGGAGCGAAACCTGTCGCTGGTCATCGCCAAGGCGGTCATCGGTCTGCTGGAAGCCGGCGCGGACCCGCGCGAGCCGTTTCGCATTGGGCTGGAGTTTGGGGTGCGCTACCAGTCGGACGGCTGGGGGCAGGGTCTCACCGTGCTGACCTGCATGATGAACCTGCTGCCCCGATTGTCGCGCGACCAGCACGCTCGGGCGCTGTTTCACGGGCTGTCGAACGTGGCGAGCGACTGCGCCGGGGCCGCGCCTCGCTTCCCCGCCGGGCCGCTGCCCGACGCCCCTGCCGATCCCGCCGCGCTCAAACGCTGGTTCCGGCGCTCCGTCGAGGTTCGCGACGCCACCGGCGCCGAACGCTGCCTGCTCACCGCCGTGCGTGCGGGCTTCGAGCCGGAATCCCTGGCGGACATGCTCTTCGCCGCCGCGACCGACCATCGCTACCTCTCCAGCGGTCATGTGCTCGACTTCACCAACAAGGCGCTGGAGGCGCTGGACATCGCTGGCTGGGACCTTGCCGAGGGCGTGCTCGCGTCGCTGGCGCGCGGCTACGCCAACGCGCAGCGCATGGAGGAGTCCAACGCCTGGCGACGGCCGCACGATCTGGTCGCGATCCTCGAGGCGACTTTCCAGGAAATTCCGGAGGCGTCGGCACCGTTCGATGGGTCAACCCCGTGGCCCGACCGCGGAGCGTTCGTCAAGACCGTCCTAGGCGACGATCCCGACGCCATCGCCGACTCGCTCACGGTTGCGCTGCGCTCAGGCGTCGGCCCGGTGCAGCTCGCTGAGGCCGTGGTTCAAGCGGCGGTCGCGCGCGTGGCGCGCTTTCATGTCAGCAACGAGTTCGGCGACTGGGATCGCGCGCTGCACACGCTGTCCTTCGCCAATGCGGTTCGCTGCGGCTTGATGCGGTCGCCGTCGAGCGAGCTGGTGCGCGGCGTCTACGACGCGGCCATGAGCGTCTATCTCGACCGCTTCCTCAACGTGCCGCCGGCGCGCGTGCCGGGTCTCAACGGCCAGTCGCCGGCGCTGAGCTCCACGTTGCTAAGGCAATTGCCCGACATCCTGGACCGGCGGCAGCGCGTCGACGACGCCGCGCGGCTGGTGGTCGAGTACCGGGCCGGCGATGGGCGCGACGACGAACTCCTCGCGGCCATGGGCGGCGCGCTGCTGCGTGAGGACCGCAACTTCCACACCATCCAGTCGATCGAGGCCGCCATGCGGCAGTTCGACCTAACGACGCAATCCGACGACGCCACGATGGCGCTGGTGGCCGGCGCACGATATCTCGCGGCCCATGCCCCCACCGTGCGCGCCCAGGGCCAGACCTTCCAGATCGCCCAGCGCCTGCACCGCGGCGAGGCGCTCTACGAAGAATCGCCGGCCTGA
- a CDS encoding amidohydrolase family protein — MAAQRERPLTVNDLVIVDCDVHANDPPEALAPYCDEPWRVALEHLGDVPRRYLEAPGYAPATPFDLPVPGRGLTHRTVATADQMREDLDAMSIDIAILFPDFLLRMAVLPQADFAAAVARAFNAWLAERWVDPARGLYGTVLAAPQDPEDAAREIRKYGSRKDFVGVFLPTCAVRPLWGHTMYDPIFEAAQETNCPVMLHSVGGILHTNFPFNTEQFATQLGRHSVEHGFALMANIFSMIETGMPVRFPDLNVVFTEGGVSWVPYVLWHLDKEYHELRHQAPLLAKPPSHYIREFYFCTQPVEEPERPQDLVTLIDLIDGTDHVVFASDWPHHDFDHPREVMIKPFPAETKRKIMGETALKIFDFATPSTNGAA, encoded by the coding sequence ATGGCGGCCCAGCGCGAACGTCCGCTCACGGTCAACGACCTCGTCATCGTCGACTGCGACGTGCACGCCAACGATCCCCCCGAGGCGCTGGCGCCCTATTGCGACGAGCCGTGGCGCGTGGCCCTGGAGCACTTGGGCGACGTGCCGCGCCGCTACCTGGAAGCTCCGGGATACGCGCCGGCCACGCCCTTCGACCTCCCGGTGCCTGGGCGCGGTCTGACGCACCGCACGGTGGCGACCGCCGACCAGATGCGCGAAGACCTGGACGCCATGTCCATCGACATCGCCATCCTGTTTCCCGACTTTCTGCTGCGGATGGCGGTCCTGCCGCAGGCCGACTTCGCGGCGGCGGTGGCCCGGGCCTTCAACGCCTGGCTGGCGGAGCGCTGGGTGGACCCGGCGCGGGGGCTGTACGGCACCGTCCTCGCCGCGCCGCAGGACCCGGAGGACGCCGCGCGCGAGATTCGGAAGTACGGCTCACGCAAGGACTTTGTGGGCGTATTCCTGCCAACGTGCGCGGTTCGCCCCCTGTGGGGCCACACGATGTACGACCCCATCTTCGAGGCCGCCCAGGAGACCAACTGTCCCGTGATGCTGCACAGCGTGGGAGGCATTCTGCACACGAACTTCCCCTTCAACACCGAGCAGTTCGCGACCCAACTGGGCCGGCACTCGGTGGAGCACGGGTTCGCGCTGATGGCCAACATCTTCAGCATGATCGAGACGGGGATGCCGGTGCGCTTCCCGGACCTGAACGTCGTGTTCACGGAGGGCGGCGTCTCATGGGTGCCCTACGTCCTGTGGCACCTGGACAAGGAGTACCACGAGCTGCGGCACCAGGCGCCTTTGCTCGCGAAGCCGCCGAGCCACTACATCCGCGAGTTCTACTTTTGCACGCAGCCGGTGGAAGAGCCGGAACGGCCGCAAGACCTGGTGACGCTGATCGACCTGATCGACGGCACGGACCACGTGGTTTTCGCTTCGGACTGGCCCCACCACGATTTCGACCACCCGCGCGAGGTGATGATCAAGCCGTTTCCCGCGGAGACGAAGCGCAAGATCATGGGCGAAACGGCGCTGAAGATCTTCGACTTCGCGACGCCGTCGACGAACGGAGCGGCCTAA